Proteins encoded within one genomic window of Hevea brasiliensis isolate MT/VB/25A 57/8 chromosome 8, ASM3005281v1, whole genome shotgun sequence:
- the LOC110640091 gene encoding homeobox protein HAT3.1: MFKAKRMGISPSQVSCHTKSYSCPKQSTSEETPEYGAECKHTEISEQKHQIMSETVQTEPGDTNTVVSQSGASEALQQSSDDAMKNSLTENLEAPSEDACKSSLTDKSLGPKPTAIDQKLEFVSEDTCNGPSKEQYSLGSGIIQNHNALSTITVNENLQLLSEDAAKNSLTNDLELPHEDARESSQVGKSPCPHQSMPEQTLEFSSDSACCEPSVERRKACLDIVKGELLKISTPLSSCTATRHFEPPPALVAKSSIICLGLPRVSEINVPATEKLRPSHDDMDKHSNLEQSETPSKDTVSNSSRVGWRVKRTAKSRKKYILRSLVRSDRVLQSRSQEKPKASDSSANLANVSSKKEKTRQKKKKRQGMRIEADEYSKIRKHLRYLLNRMSYEQSLIAAYSAEGWKGLSLEKLKPEKELQRATSEIFRRKLKIRDLFQRIDSLCVEGKLPESLFDSEGQISSEDIFCAKCGSKDLTVDNDIILCDGACDRGFHQFCLVPPLLKEDIPPDDEGWLCPGCDCKVDCIELLNDCQGTNISISDSWEKVFPEAATAGQNPDQNFGLPSDDSDDNDYDPDGPEIDEKSQGDESSSDESDFTSVSDELEASPGDKQNLGLSSDDSEDDDYDPDGPDLDENVQEESSSSDFTSDSDDLATSLHNKELSGEHENRVSIVLQGDIIREGSKHSGKKKQYSELLSILEPSPSQDGSAAISGRRNVERLNYKKLYDETYGNVSSDSSDDEDFTDTVGPRKRRRSTEVAPASVNGDASVTKTGKQDLEGTEYAPKRSCLQSNCENTSISPAKSQEGSSPSSFCGRTVKRSVYRRLGEAVTQRLYKCFKENQYPDRVTKESLAKELDITFRQVSKWFENARWSFNHSSSMDALVRKTSEKDSPLPKTNSKPLERGHETVGGDATSNGAQSEKSPKIGNATAESNMGDARDAKLGSQEGSKRKSKILKSRKRKNISGQISSGTDSMTEETEKLPANLPKAQETQASGRVTRSKSVA, translated from the exons ATGTTCAAGGCCAAGCGCATGGGTATTTCTCCATCACAAGTTAGTTGTCATACAAAAAGTTACTCATGCCCTAAACAAAGCACATCAGAAGAAACACCTGAATATGGTGCTGAATGTAAACATACTGAAATATCAGAACAGAAACATCAGATTATGTCAGAAACTGTACAAACTGAACCAGGTGATACTAATACTGTAGTTTCCCAATCTGGTGCTAGTGAAGCATTGCAACAGTCGTCTGATGATGCAATGAAAAATTCTCTTACTGAAAATTTGGAAGCGCCATCTGAAGATGCATGCAAGAGTAGTTTGACTGATAAAAGTTTAGGCCCTAAGCCAACTGCAATAGATCAGAAACTTGAGTTTGTTTCAGAGGATACGTGTAATGGACCATCAAAAGAGCAATATTCACTTGGATCTGGAATCATACAAAATCATAATGCACTATCAACTATCACTGTTAATGAAAACTTGCAACTTTTGTCTGAAGATGCAGCCAAGAATTCTCTTACTAACGATTTGGAATTACCACATGAAGATGCTAGGGAAAGTAGTCAGGTTGGTAAAAGTCCATGCCCTCATCAATCTATGCCTGAACAGACACTTGAGTTTTCTTCTGACAGTGCTTGTTGTGAACCTTCAGTAGAAAGACGAAAGGCTTGTTTGGACATTGTAAAAGGTGAATTATTGAAAATCAGTACTCCATTGTCTAGTTGTACTGCTACCAGGCATTTCGAGCCACCTCCTGCTCTTGTGGCCAAGAGTTCTATTATATGTTTAGGTCTGCCTCGTGTCAGTGAGATCAATGTTCCTGCTACTGAAAAACTACGACCATCTCATGATGATATGGATAAACACTCGAATCTTGAACAATCAGAAACGCCATCTAAAGATACAGTTAGTAATTCTAGCCGGGTGGGCTGGAGGGTTAAAAGAACtgcaaaatcaagaaaaaaaTATATCTTAAGATCTTTGGTTAGAAGTGATAGAGTTCTGCAGTCAAGATCACAAGAAAAACCTAAAGCTTCTGATTCCAGTGCAAACCTGGCTAATGTTAGCTCAAAAAAGGAGAAAACAAggcaaaagaagaaaaagagacaAGGAATGAGAATTGAAGCTGATGAATATTCAAAAATCAGGAAACATTTAAGATATTTGTTGAATCGCATGAGCTACGAACAAAGCCTGATTGCAGCTTATTCTGCAGAAGGCTGGAAAGGACTAAG CCTAGAAAAGTTAAAGCCAGAAAAGGAGCTGCAAAGAGCTACATCTGAAATTTTTCGACGCAAATTGAAAATAAGAGATTTATTTCAACGTATTGATTCGCTGTGTGTTGAAGGAAAGCTGCCAGAATCTTTATTTGATTCTGAAGGACAGATTAGCAGTGAGGAT ATATTCTGTGCAAAATGCGGTTCCAAAGACTTGACTGTTGataatgatattatactttgcgATGGTGCCTGTGACCGAGGGTTCCATCAGTTCTGTTTAGTACCACCATTATTAAAAGAAGACA TTCCTCCTGATGATGAGGGTTGGTTGTGCCCTGGATGTGATTGCAAAGTTGATTGCATTGAATTGCTTAATGACTGTCAAGGAACAAATATTTCTATCAGTGACAGCTGGGAG AAGGTTTTCCCTGAGGCTGCAACAGCTGGACAAAATCCAGATCAGAACTTTGGACTTCCTTCAGATGATTCTGATGATAATGATTATGACCCTGATGGACCAGAAATTGATGAGAAGAGTCAGGGAGATGAATCAAGCTCTGATGAATCTGACTTCACTTCTGTGTCTGATGAATTAGAGGCTTCACCTGGTGATAAGCAGAACTTGGGGCTTTCCTCTGATGATTCAGAAGATGATGACTATGATCCTGATGGTCCAGATCTTGATGAGAATGTGCAGGAGGAGAGTTCAAGTTCTGATTTTACATCTGACTCTGACGATCTTGCTACTAGTCTTCATAATAAAGAATTGTCTGGAGAACATGAAAACCGTGTGTCTATTGTCCTCCAAGGAGATATTATTAGAGAAGGAtctaaacatagtggaaaaaagaAGCAATACAGTGAGCTGTTATCCATATTAGAGCCAAGTCCTAGCCAAGATGGGTCTGCAGCCATTTCTGGGAGAAGAAATGTTGAGAGATTGAACTACAAAAAACTGTACGAT GAAACATATGGAAATGTTTCGTCCGACTCAAGTGATGATGAAGATTTCACTGATACTGTTGGACCAAGGAAGAGGAGGAGAAGTACAGAAGTTGCGCCTGCATCAGTGAATGGAGATGCCTCTGTGACCAAGACTGGAAAGCAAGACCTAGAAGGGACTGAATATGCTCCTAAGAGAAGTTGTCTACAGTCTAACTGTGAAAATACAAGCATATCACCAGCTAAATCACAGGAAGGCTCTTCTCCATCAAGTTTTTGTGGTAGAACAGTTAAGAGATCAGTATACAGAAGACTTGGAGAAGCTGTAACTCAG AGACTCTACAAATGCTTTAAGGAAAATCAATATCCTGACCGAGTTACAAAAGAGAGTCTGGCAAAAGAGCTGGACATTACTTTCCGGCAG GTTAGCAAGTGGTTTGAAAATGCTCGATGGAGCTTCAATCATTCATCATCTATGGATGCACTGGTCAGAAAAACTTCAGAAAAGGATTCTCCACTGCCAAAAACTAATTCGAAACCACTTGAACGAGGACATGAAACTGTTGGCGGAGATGCTACTTCCAATGGAGCTCAAAGTGAGAAATCACCCAAGATTGGTAATGCCACGGCAGAAAGCAACATGGGAGATGCAAGGGATGCTAAATTGGGTAGCCAGGAAGGCAGCAAACGAAAATCTAAAATCCTGAAATCTAGGAAGAGAAAGAACATATCAGGTCAGATATCATCAGGAACAGATTCAATGACTGAGGAAACAGAAAAGCTTCCGGCTAATTTACCAAAAGCTCAAGAAACACAAGCGAGTGGCCGAGTGACAAGAAGTAAATCTGTTGCTTGA